CCGCGTAAGTAGGTAAATCTGAAAATTTTGCATCGTTGAAAGGAAAGCCTTTTACGAGGGTGGCATATACTACTTTATTTGCTTACAAAACACCCGTGTTATTTGACCTACTACTCATAATAATAAAAAAATAGCTTTTTTACTTGGTTTATTTTAGAAAACACTTGTCAATGCCCTGCTATTGTGGGTTGTTAGAGTCATTGTTATTTAGCCTAGTAATGTATTTTTTTGGGGGCTGAGTTTTTTCATCGAATCTACGTTGTTTCGCTTGATTCTCTATGACTTGTTTTTCAAGTTGTTGATTTTTAGGTGTTGTTTTTCCGTTGTCGGGGGCGTAGGGTGTGGGAGGGAGACTAAAAGAGTAACTCGCATTAAGGTAGCTATAGGGTAGTCAATACACTTTATCGTTAAATAGAAGGAATGCCACAGTGGTCAACAAGCAGACAGTATTGCAAGTTTGGATACACATGCCAACCAATTTTACTCGTCGTTTAGGCGTGCTAAGTAAAGATAATAATCCTTGGCACAGTGCTTTTTTAAAACAGTTAGCCTTAGCTAAATCTCTCGGAATTGATGCGGTTATCGTACCTATTAGCTGGCGTGTTATTGAACCCTATGGCCCTAACTGTGCCGATTTAAAGAGTAGTTGGGCGAGTTATCGAGAGGTTTTCAATACTTGCATAGATCATGGTTTGAAAGTGATCCCTGAATTTCACTCTGCAGCGACAGGTTTAAAAGATAATAGTCAGTTAAATTTATTACCCGATTGGTTATGGGGCACTTTAGGTGGCAAATTAGCCGGTGATGATGCGCAAAGTATTAAGTATATAGATAGTTATGGACAAGATAGTTTTGCTGCTATTTCCCTGTGGCAAGATGAAATGTTTCTTCCTTATTTTGAACAGCTACTTGCTGGCTTTGAAAAAAACTTTTCTGATTTGGCGGATCATATTCCCCATGTCAATTTAGGTGCAGGACCTGAAGGAGAGCTGCGTTATCCTTTTCTCGGGTTGCACAGCGAAGGGCCTGATTTTTTGCAGTTACCCTGTTTTAGTCGAAAAGCGAAATTAGACTTTAAGACCTTTATTTCAGAGCAAGCCTCTACTGATAAGTTACTGCAAGATACCTCTTTTTATGAGCAGTTAATGCGTGATGATTTTTTTGATTTACAGTTAAATTATTTGCAACAACTAGCGCATAGCGAAACGCCTAATAATCCTGCATTTATCTATTTCACTCGCTGGTATCATCAATCTCTTATGGACCATGGGCAACGTTTGCTCGCTTTAGCCGATGGCGTATTTAGTCAGAAGTGGCAATCGACTACATTGGGACTAAGACTGGCTCTTAATTTGCCCGATCTTAAAAATAGCCCCGATCTCGCTGAGGTTGTATCTGGATTGTCCTCAGAGCTTAATGCTAACCACGTTATGCAGAAAAATAATTGGCAACAAAGTTTTTCGCGTTTACTTGATGGTGCTTGGAAATCCCGTGTGCGTCTGTTTGTCTCTGGAATAAAGGAGTCAGAGCAAAAAAATTATCAGTCATTGCTATCGGTTGCTCAAGATTTGAATGTTAAATTACTTATTGAGAATAGTGAACAGGTTAAATTGCAACAGCACAGCGAATGGGACAAATTATTAGAAAGTGTCATGCAAGAGAAAACTTTCTGTGGGTGGAGCTTACGTGACTTAGGTATGCTTAGTAATGATGCCGGGATTGGTTATGCTCGATTGTCTCAAATTGGTAAGTTAAAATATGGTCAAGGTCAGTATCAAGGTGTCGCGCGTAAATCGTTTCGTGTCATGGCGCCACTACACCTCAAGGTGGCTAACCAGAAGCAACTATTAGATGAAGAGAATTGGTTGCTTTTTGAACAGCAATTACGAGTGCTTAGAGATGCCGGGGTCGATGCGGTCTCGACTGATTTATGGTGGGGATTAATAGAAGGACGACACCCCGGTTGTTTTGACTGGAGTTATTACGATCGCCTTGTTGAGGTGTTAGAAGCAAATAATATGCACTGGGTGCCGATTCTCTCTTTCCATCAAGCAGGAGGAAACGTCAATGATGATTTCAATCAAACCATTCCTTTATGGCTTTGGGGGAAATTATTAGAGCAGCATCAAGAGATTGAATCTGTTCGGG
This window of the Psychromonas sp. MME1 genome carries:
- a CDS encoding family 14 glycosylhydrolase encodes the protein MVNKQTVLQVWIHMPTNFTRRLGVLSKDNNPWHSAFLKQLALAKSLGIDAVIVPISWRVIEPYGPNCADLKSSWASYREVFNTCIDHGLKVIPEFHSAATGLKDNSQLNLLPDWLWGTLGGKLAGDDAQSIKYIDSYGQDSFAAISLWQDEMFLPYFEQLLAGFEKNFSDLADHIPHVNLGAGPEGELRYPFLGLHSEGPDFLQLPCFSRKAKLDFKTFISEQASTDKLLQDTSFYEQLMRDDFFDLQLNYLQQLAHSETPNNPAFIYFTRWYHQSLMDHGQRLLALADGVFSQKWQSTTLGLRLALNLPDLKNSPDLAEVVSGLSSELNANHVMQKNNWQQSFSRLLDGAWKSRVRLFVSGIKESEQKNYQSLLSVAQDLNVKLLIENSEQVKLQQHSEWDKLLESVMQEKTFCGWSLRDLGMLSNDAGIGYARLSQIGKLKYGQGQYQGVARKSFRVMAPLHLKVANQKQLLDEENWLLFEQQLRVLRDAGVDAVSTDLWWGLIEGRHPGCFDWSYYDRLVEVLEANNMHWVPILSFHQAGGNVNDDFNQTIPLWLWGKLLEQHQEIESVRDLQYVSETGDASMEYVSLWADPYVLPYYLAFVKAFRDHFRTKVHLIDEINISMGPAGELRYPSYNAHDWGDYPNRGTLQCYSPLAQRDWNLYLRKKYHSIGAFNATFGTQFNDFDEISMPSADSLFEHKKYIYSAWGRELLTWYNDRLVQHGRDVLEGVLMLFSDSDYINAPIGIKIPGIHWEISDPKMPRAAEISAGLIRVHPNLSKLNSGEYVQLLKGIIPAQHLSRVVVHFTCLEMVNKDHEGYSRAEDLVNWMADAAYEVGVELMGENALAGELYGKQGWQQMERALTRTPGYGGITLLRMQNFFDDSKLPLAELKSLVNRSI